A stretch of Miscanthus floridulus cultivar M001 chromosome 13, ASM1932011v1, whole genome shotgun sequence DNA encodes these proteins:
- the LOC136501596 gene encoding uncharacterized protein, with protein MADDASHGASSSTVKPADDPESTIEINIKTLDSQVHKLRVEKNAPVSVLKEKVVEATGVPLDQQRLIFRGRVLKDDHLLSEYHLEDGYTLHLVARRAAEGQNSFGASEGNTHANVNVTGNGGLLDDISRSVRDLLGSLGVAMSGGVTNTAFSVPLTTAPEGPNNVPGRAQPMNPAQPGFSVLNHQIQVTQLQPPGAIPLNMIIPDSLTTLSEYMDRIDRVLQNNGAPPSRDSQSQQQLTVDDANASPRYPSPDVLASVIERAQQLLGSSAASALSHIAQRIRQDGGTADASLRREIQTESVQLGISMQHLGAMFFELGRTMMMLRTGLSPSEAFVNSGPAVYINSTGPNPIMVQPSYQNTPPFGVSNIPVMGGISGAFGIVDPSRSSGFGDPFRRMNVPSSGASATSGSAAGTTTTSEGAINGNRQDAARTQGGNTPSHPAATRGLPTRTVVAAVPARSSAEAPNHVFSVILPVQVRGQAAVPNQSSQGSQTAVGNGAQGNSTSAVPQACVGDVSGVPPIVAQVANALAANAPSQVSLSTQTAADQGFHPTIDSRADVLSSSTPATTPPQNDPSGICGSSLPPQDRNTLNVPSLDSIQQHPQLGDTCADTADLSGDATATNTHDVPSNASVENSALKNKSSDEVGSQPTEPSASGSAEPLGLGGGLIPKKRSRAVKPSGSTTDPGRDSSSVSQNQDPISVAQQFLEGFASRNTNASRSNAPASGPPSFVPQPTEVPPRRQGGGQPDIGSMISGMLNNPVFSNILSNVATQAGGSSADLRSVMEGLQSPAIVDTISSIVQNVDEQDLGAMLGSGRGQGGMDLSRMLQQMVPVVSQALGGAGDCSAGANSRQSRSWPQRIDCGEGNVPASSSQIDLDLARQSIEQHESPENIFSSVLETAAQAYGEDDSVQGMIEELSSDQELTDEYLKFLVDQVRQRVQSESQSGSQP; from the exons ATGGCTGACGACGCTTCTCACGGGGCCAGCAGCTCGACTGTGAAACCTGCTGATGATCCAGAGTCTACCATCGAGATCAACATCAAGACCCTGGATTCACAAGTCCACAAACTTCGCGTGGAGAAGAAT GCACCTGTTTCCGTTTTAAAAGAGAAGGTTGTTGAAGCGACTGGGGTTCCATTGGATCAGCAGCGCTTgatatttagaggaagagtcttgAAGGATGATCACCTCCTATCAGAATACC ATTTAGAGGATGGATATACATTGCATCTGGTCGCTCGGCGTGCAGCAGAGGGCCAGAATTCTTTTGGGGCTTCTGAAGGAAATACACATGCTAATG TAAACGTTACTGGAAATGGAGGATTGTTGGATGATATTTCCAGG AGTGTTCGGGATCTTCTgggttccttaggtgttgcaatGTCTGGTGGTGTCACTAACACGGCATTTTCG GTTCCTTTGACTACCGCACCAGAAGGACCCAATAATGTGCCCGGAAGAGCTCAGCCAATGAACCCAGCGCAACCAGGATTCTCAGTTCTAAATCATCAAATACAAGTAACACAACTTCAGCCGCCAGGAGCCATTCCTCTCAACATG ATCATTCCAGATTCTTTGACAACTCTGTCGGAGTACATGGATCGCATTGACCGAGTATTACAGAATAATG GTGCTCCACCATCCAGGGATTCACAAAGCCAGCAACAACTGACAGTGGATGATGCTAATGCCAGCCCGAGATATCCAAGTCCTGATGTTTTGGCTTCAGTTATTGAGAGAGCCCAACAACTTCTTGGCAGCAGTGCAGCTTCTGCTCTTTCG CACATTGCACAACGTATTCGGCAAGATGGTGGGACTGCGGATGCATCTCTTCGCCGTGAGATCCAAACTGAATCTGTTCAGCTAGGAATTTCGATGCAACATTTGGGTGCTATGTTTTTTGAGCTTGGTCGGACGATGATGATGCTCCGCACAGGGCTATCTCCT TCTGAGGCTTTTGTAAACTCTGGGCCTGCTGTTTATATAAACTCCACAGGACCAAACCCAATCATGGTTCAG CCATCTTATCAAAACACCCCTCCTTTTGGTGTATCTAATATACCAGTTATGGGTGGAATTTCTGGTGCTTTTGGTATTGTTGATCCTTCTCGATCATCTGGTTTCGGTGATCCTTTTCGACGTATGAATGTCCCAAGTAGCG GTGcatctgcaacaagtggttcAGCTGCTGGTACTACCACAACTTCTGAAGGAGCTATCAACGGGAACCGCCAAGATGCGGCAAGAACTCAAGGAGGTAACACACCAAGTCACCCGGCTGCAACACGTGGATTGCCAACCAGAACAGTTGTTGCTGCTGTTCCAGCACGGTCCTCAGCTGAGGCTCCAAACCATGTCTTTAGTGTTATTCTGCCTGTTCAAGTGAGGGGCCAAGCTGCAGTGCCTAATCAGTCCTCTCAAGGTTCTCAAACAGCAGTGGGCAATGGAGCTCAAGGAAATTCAACATCTGCTGTTCCACAAGCTTGTGTTGGTGATGTTTCTGGTGTTCCTCCTATAGTGGCACAGGTAGCCAATGCATTGGCCGCGAATGCGCCAAGCCAGGTTTCTTTATCTACACAAACTGCAGCAGATCAGGGATTTCACCCGACCATAGACAGCAGAGCTGATGTTCTGAGTTCTTCAACACCAGCCACTACACCACCGCAGAATGATCCCTCAG GTATTTGTGGTTCCAGTTTGCCACCTCAAGACAGGAATACTTTAAATGTTCCCAGTCTTGACAGTATACAACAGCATCCACAATTGGGAGATACTTGTGCAGATACAGCCGACTTATCAGGAGACGCCACAGCCACCAATACTCATGATGTTCCTTCGAACGCATCAGTAGAAAATTCTGCGCTGAAGAACAAATCCTCAGATGAAGTAGGTTCAcagcccactgagccttctgcaAGTGGCAGTGCTGAACCATTAGGTCTTGGCGGAGGTCTGATTCCAAAG AAACGGAGCAGAGCAGTAAAGCCATCTGGGAGCACAACTGATCCTGGTAGGGATTCATCGTCAGTCAGCCAAAACCAAGATCCTATTTCAGTGGCCCAGCAGTTTCTGGAAGGTTTTGCTTCCCGAAATACTAATGCTAGCAGAAGCAATGCCCCCGCCTCTGGTCCTCCATCCTTTGTGCCACAGCCTACTGAAGTTCCTCCGAGAAGACAGGGTGGTGGACAACCTGATATTGGCAGCATGATATCTGGTATGCTCAACAACCCAGTTTTCAGCAACATATTGTCGAATGTTGCAACACAAGCAGGGGGCTCAAGTGCTGATTTGAGGAGCGTGATGGAAGGATTACAGAGCCCTGCAATTGTAGATACGATAAGCAGTATCGTGCAGAATGTGGATGAACAAGACCTTGGGGCCATGCTTGGTTCAGGCAGGGGGCAAGGCGGCATGGATTTGTCAAGAATGTTGCAGCAAATGGTGCCTGTTGTATCCCAGGCTCTTGGTGGAGCAGGGGACTGTTCTGCTGGTGCAAATAGTAGACAATCTAGGTCATGGCCTCAGCGCATTGACTGTGGAGAAGGAAATGTACCAGCTAGCAGTTCTCAG ATTGATCTCGACCTAGCTCGTCAAAGCATTGAACAACATGAATCTCCAGAGAATATCTTCAGCTCTGTCCTTGAAACTGCTGCTCAGGCCTATGGCGAAGATGACAGCGTTCAAGGAATGATCGAAGAGCTTTCCAGTGATCAAGAGCTTACCGAT GAATACTTgaaatttttggtggaccaagttCGGCAGAGGGTACAGTCAGAGTCGCAGTCCGGGAGCCAGCCTTGA
- the LOC136500103 gene encoding probable disease resistance protein At1g52660, which produces MAHKGKATSDVDYNPEDGPEAYINATVHNRLSEYTSMASEVHGSEYDPSTEDLDGEVVMRALDKEAASGSDFRRVAAYAEGVLDGFERRRRESEDDHQAQTPAAHARRALRYLTLQNPALVRRAAARDVRRALTRVQTVVRVVYKSGLLDAAQPPEALSRQTNSLMYEAAADARCDMPECLNLLAHRLKKAIGGRRFLLVLDDVWNEDEARWVDNLRPLLCSCGFGAPGSVVVVTSRSTRVGEIMGTLPPHELAGVSEDSWKLFSKHAFGSGVEERKELVAIVQNCEGLPLALRTFGALVSTRKHAHEWRDVRDFPSSFVSSSKYLAIKRNA; this is translated from the exons atggcccacaagggcaaggcaacgtccgacgtcgactacaacccggaggatgggcccgaggcgtacatcAATGCGACTGTCCAtaaccgcctcagtgagtacacatcaaTGGCAAGTGAGGTCCATGGgtcagagtacgatccgagcaccgaggatcttgatggagaagtcgtcatgagg gcactcgacaaagaagccgcCTCCGGTAGTGACTTCAGGAGAGTCGCGGCGTATGCCGAGGGCGTCCTCGATGGCttcgagcgccgccgccgcgagtCCGAGGACGACCATCAGGCCCAGACTCCGGCGGCACACGCGCGCAGGGCGCTGAGGTACTTGACCCTTCAGAACCCGGCCCTAGTCCGGCGCGCCGCGGCTAGGGACGTGCGGAGGGCGCTCACGCGCGTCCAGACGGTGGTTCGGGTGGTGTACAAGAGCGGCCTGCTGGACGCCGCGCAGCCGCCGGAGGCCTTGTCCCGGCAGACGAACTCGCTGATGTACGAGGCGGCCGCGGACGCAAGGTGCGACATGCCCGAATGCCTGAACCTGCTGGCGCACCGTCTCAAGAAAGCCATCGGCGGGAGGAGGTTCCTGCTGGTCCTGGACGACGTGTGGAACGAGGACGAGGCCCGGTGGGTGGACAACCTGAGGCCGCTGCTGTGCTCCTGCGGCTTCGGCGCGCCGGGGAGCGTCGTCGTCGTCACGAGCCGGAGCACGCGAGTGGGCGAGATCATGGGCACGCTCCCGCCGCACGAGCTGGCGGGGGTGAGCGAGGACTCGTGGAAGCTGTTCTCGAAGCACGCGTTTGGCAGTGGAGTGGAGGAGCGCAAGGAGCTGGTGGCCATCGTCCAGAACTGCGAGGGGCTGCCTCTCGCTCTCAGAACGTTTGGTGCCCTGGTCAGCACCAGAAAACATGCTCACGAGTGGCGGGACGTCCGAGACTTCCCGTCGTCGTTCGTCAGTTCATCTAAGTACCTCGCGATTAAAAGGAATGCATAG